A window of Cryptomeria japonica chromosome 3, Sugi_1.0, whole genome shotgun sequence contains these coding sequences:
- the LOC131874402 gene encoding vegetative cell wall protein gp1-like: MGFVDAPSAAHPHQSEPLTSSGSACCAVSPALLDPSSAQSPADPATLSLHPPTGFQLSERPNTPPEATLHHFACLSASMALAPFANPHQSPLVPPTPPGQPTILLSELEMPPTSPPPLNFPPSTPVPQTGTIRPN, from the coding sequence ATGGGATTTGTTGACGCACCATCGGCCGCCCATCCTCACCAATCAGAGCCTTTGACTTCATCGGGGTCTGCTTGCTGTGCAGTTTCGCCCGCTCTGTTAGACCCATCTTCTGCACAAAGTCCAGCAGATCCCGCCACCCTTTCCTTGCATCCTCCAACTGGGTTTCAACTGAGCGAGAGGCCGAACACACCACCAGAGGCTACACTGCATCATTTCGCCTGCCTAAGCGCCTCCATGGCCCTTGCTCCATTCGCAAACCCACACCAATCTCCACTCGTTCCACCAACTCCGCCAGGACAACCTACCATTTTGCTCTCAGAACTAGAGATGCCACCCACGTCACCTCCTCCCTTGAACTTCCCACCATCAACGCCAGTGCCACAAACAGGGACAATACGTCCTAATTAG
- the LOC131874403 gene encoding pectinesterase inhibitor 10-like, which produces MGFVDAPSAAHPHQSEPATSPRSACCVVSPAPSGPSFAQSPADLATLSLHPPTGFQLSKRPNTPPEATLHHSAYLSASMAVAPFANPHQSPLIPPTLLGQLTILVSELETPPTSPPPLNFPPSAPMPQIGTIRPNYFAGDNQCPRIHPQTSNEDPSKILPCPP; this is translated from the coding sequence ATGGGATTTGTTGACGCACCATCGGCCGCCCATCCTCACCAATCAGAGCCTGCGACTTCACCGAGGTCTGCTTGCTGTGTAGTTTCGCCCGCTCCATCAGGCCCATCTTTTGCACAAAGTCCAGCAGATCTCGCCACCCTTTCCTTACATCCTCCAACTGGGTTTCAACTGAGCAAGAGGCCGAATACACCACCAGAGGCTACACTGCATCATTCCGCCTACCTAAGCGCTTCCATGGCCGTTGCTCCATTCGCAAACCCACACCAATCTCCGCTCATTCCACCAACTCTGCTAGGACAACTGACCATTTTGGTCTCAGAACTAGAGACGCCACCCACGTCACCTCCTCCCTTGAACTTCCCACCATCAGCGCCGATGCCACAAATAGGGACGATACGTCCAAATTATTTCGCGGGCGACAATCAGTGTCCAagaattcatccccaaacatcaaACGAAGACCCTTCCAAAATTCTTCCTTGTCCACCCTAA